One window of Mediterraneibacter gnavus ATCC 29149 genomic DNA carries:
- a CDS encoding MATE family efflux transporter, whose protein sequence is MCNGTVLDKLISFSIPLMLSGILQLLFNAVDIIVVGRFTGSQALAAVGSTTALINVFTNLFIGVSLGANVLAARFYASGQEKKMSETVHTAITFALTSGIVMVFVGLFFSRTALELMDTPADVIEQSALYMRIYFAGMPFFMLYNYGAAILRAVGDTKRPLFFLMIAGVTNALLNMFLVIVLHLGVAGVAIATVIAQMISCMLVLRCLYRSDSSYQFRFSRMGLKWIYLKQIFQVGIPAGIQSTVINFSNVLLQSSVNSFGSVAMAGYTAANNIFGFLFASVNSITQACMSFTSQNYSVGKWKRMDKILRNCILLSVAVSIVMGGGSYLMGPQLLRVYTSDAAVIQCGMEILLYTTVTYFMCGLMDLFPGALRGMGFSAVPMLLSVIGTVGTRIVWIFWVFPKHRSLDVLFISYPASWFLTIVLQVICYCFVRRKLKKAIVTAKI, encoded by the coding sequence ATGTGTAACGGTACCGTTTTGGATAAGTTGATTTCATTTTCCATTCCTTTGATGTTATCAGGAATTTTACAACTTTTATTCAATGCCGTAGACATCATTGTGGTTGGAAGATTTACAGGAAGTCAGGCATTGGCAGCAGTTGGATCAACAACTGCTTTGATCAACGTATTTACGAATTTGTTTATCGGAGTTTCACTTGGAGCAAATGTTCTGGCCGCGCGCTTCTATGCGTCAGGTCAGGAAAAGAAGATGTCAGAGACTGTACATACCGCAATTACATTCGCTTTGACCAGCGGAATTGTAATGGTTTTTGTCGGTTTGTTCTTCTCAAGGACCGCTTTGGAACTTATGGATACGCCTGCAGATGTAATTGAACAATCTGCTCTGTATATGCGGATTTATTTTGCCGGAATGCCGTTTTTTATGCTCTACAATTATGGAGCTGCCATTCTCCGTGCAGTAGGAGATACGAAACGTCCGCTTTTTTTCTTGATGATTGCGGGCGTAACAAATGCATTGCTGAATATGTTTTTAGTCATCGTTCTGCATCTTGGAGTTGCAGGAGTCGCGATTGCGACCGTAATCGCACAGATGATTTCCTGTATGTTAGTGCTTCGGTGTCTCTACAGGTCAGACAGCAGCTATCAATTCAGATTTTCTAGGATGGGATTGAAATGGATTTATTTAAAGCAGATTTTTCAGGTAGGAATTCCGGCCGGAATCCAAAGTACGGTGATCAATTTTTCGAATGTCCTTTTGCAATCCTCTGTAAATTCATTCGGTTCTGTGGCAATGGCTGGATATACTGCTGCCAACAATATTTTTGGATTTTTGTTTGCATCCGTAAATTCCATCACACAGGCCTGTATGAGCTTTACCAGTCAGAATTACAGTGTTGGAAAGTGGAAACGAATGGATAAAATTCTTCGAAACTGTATCCTTTTGTCGGTAGCAGTCTCAATTGTTATGGGAGGCGGATCCTATCTGATGGGGCCGCAGCTTTTGCGGGTTTACACATCGGATGCAGCAGTAATACAATGCGGCATGGAGATTCTCCTGTATACGACAGTGACTTATTTTATGTGCGGACTGATGGATCTGTTTCCGGGAGCACTGCGCGGCATGGGATTTTCAGCAGTTCCAATGCTCCTGTCTGTAATCGGAACAGTAGGAACCAGGATTGTCTGGATATTTTGGGTATTCCCAAAACATCGTTCTTTAGATGTACTTTTTATTTCCTACCCTGCATCATGGTTTCTTACCATTGTATTACAAGTAATCTGCTACTGTTTTGTGCGGAGAAAGCTCAAAAAAGCCATCGTGACGGCTAAAATCTGA
- a CDS encoding flotillin family protein: MRKIQFPFCILDVIQRKGVRVLYIIIPIVVLLLIFLFAGYVKAPPNKAAIITGLSKNPRVLLGKSGFKVPFFERVDWLEVGQININVVTEDYIPTKDFINIKVDAIAQVAMEVSNNQVSAVAMRNFLNRKADDVRSMITESLQGNLREIIGTMDLKSICQDKAKFSQEVKQNAEQDMKELGIRILSFNVQNVNDKDGLIDDLGIDNRETIRKTARVAKANADRDVEVASAEAANKASEAKVAAELAIAQRNNDLEIRKAELKIGEDTKKAEADAAYEIQKQTSRKTVEIREQEADIARREKEIELQTKEAEVAEKKLDAEIRKKAEADKYAEMQNADAELYRRQKDAEAQQYEAEKEAAAIRAKGLAEAEAIRQKGLAEAEALDKKAEAMKKYGQAAILEMIVGVLPDIAKSVAEPLSAIDKVTVIGGNSDGVSDLAGNVPIIMGKVMESVKEATGIDMNEIIRAETFEGKTTKNINFTGLDQVGEEIAQGAAQSVSETLQETE; the protein is encoded by the coding sequence ATGAGAAAAATACAGTTTCCATTTTGTATTTTAGATGTCATCCAAAGGAAAGGAGTCAGAGTGTTATATATCATTATACCGATTGTAGTACTGTTACTTATTTTCTTATTTGCAGGCTATGTAAAGGCTCCGCCGAATAAAGCGGCGATCATTACCGGACTGTCAAAAAATCCAAGAGTTCTGCTTGGAAAATCAGGGTTTAAAGTACCATTTTTTGAACGTGTTGACTGGCTGGAAGTCGGGCAGATCAACATCAATGTTGTAACAGAAGATTATATTCCAACTAAAGATTTTATCAATATCAAAGTTGATGCCATTGCCCAGGTAGCAATGGAAGTTTCCAACAATCAGGTTTCTGCCGTTGCCATGCGAAACTTTCTAAACCGGAAGGCAGATGATGTGCGATCTATGATCACCGAATCTTTACAGGGAAATCTCCGTGAGATCATTGGAACCATGGATTTAAAGAGCATTTGTCAGGACAAGGCAAAATTCAGTCAGGAAGTCAAACAAAATGCAGAACAGGATATGAAAGAACTGGGAATCCGCATTCTTTCTTTCAACGTCCAGAATGTCAACGACAAAGACGGACTGATCGATGACCTTGGAATCGATAACCGCGAGACAATCCGTAAGACTGCACGGGTTGCAAAAGCAAATGCAGATCGTGATGTAGAGGTTGCATCTGCAGAAGCTGCAAACAAAGCCAGTGAAGCAAAAGTTGCAGCAGAACTTGCTATTGCACAGCGTAACAATGATCTGGAGATCCGCAAAGCTGAATTAAAAATTGGGGAAGATACAAAAAAAGCCGAAGCGGATGCCGCATACGAAATTCAGAAACAAACCTCCCGAAAAACGGTAGAAATCCGGGAACAGGAAGCAGATATTGCCCGCCGGGAAAAAGAAATTGAACTGCAGACAAAAGAAGCCGAAGTTGCTGAGAAAAAGCTGGATGCTGAGATCCGTAAAAAAGCAGAAGCAGACAAATATGCAGAAATGCAGAATGCAGATGCGGAATTATACCGCCGCCAGAAAGATGCCGAGGCACAGCAGTACGAAGCAGAGAAAGAAGCTGCGGCCATCCGTGCGAAAGGTCTGGCAGAAGCAGAAGCCATCCGGCAAAAAGGTCTGGCAGAAGCAGAAGCTCTGGACAAAAAGGCAGAAGCTATGAAAAAATACGGACAGGCAGCAATTCTGGAAATGATCGTAGGAGTTCTTCCGGATATTGCAAAAAGTGTGGCAGAACCATTATCTGCGATTGATAAAGTCACGGTAATTGGCGGAAACAGCGATGGGGTATCTGACCTTGCAGGAAATGTACCGATCATCATGGGGAAAGTCATGGAATCCGTAAAAGAAGCGACCGGAATCGATATGAACGAAATCATCCGTGCAGAAACTTTTGAAGGAAAAACAACAAAAAACATCAACTTTACAGGACTGGATCAGGTAGGAGAAGAGATTGCACAAGGTGCTGCTCAATCCGTATCTGAGACATTGCAGGAGACGGAATAG
- a CDS encoding CdaR family transcriptional regulator — MLENSLAEKLIEQVTKYTSYNVNIMNEQGVIIASRNPERIGKFHEVAWQIVHGTTDIMVTENDNEYPGVLSGINMIIEIEGKREGVVGVTGNPDEIRPIALIIKMAIETLIKYENQKMQAFRRQTRKDRFMEMLTQKQYRAPQDIQKLAAELNYREDLIRIPILCHLQSASDQEAFLHSIKNGREHLTQDISFQMEDRYILIFKTLKGEHLFSDYKFLLADYLKSTLKWMREEEICCTFYVGTFQTSFSQYYYSYQHCKWLETHIFGEHQAFYFYDFIGEYITSCIPRQELQQIFNVFAQKLPEDFRKNYIEIVGSLIQNNFNIQNAARQCFMHKNTFTYRYNKIREVLRLDHQRSMDDTWMLICLYLYLKL; from the coding sequence ATGCTGGAGAATTCACTGGCGGAAAAACTAATCGAACAGGTTACAAAATACACCAGTTATAATGTCAATATTATGAATGAACAGGGTGTGATCATCGCGAGCCGTAATCCGGAGCGAATCGGGAAATTTCACGAAGTTGCATGGCAGATCGTGCATGGAACAACGGATATCATGGTCACTGAAAATGACAATGAATACCCGGGAGTATTAAGCGGGATCAATATGATAATCGAGATTGAGGGAAAACGGGAAGGCGTGGTAGGCGTGACGGGAAATCCAGATGAGATACGACCGATCGCACTCATTATCAAGATGGCGATAGAAACGCTGATCAAATATGAAAATCAGAAAATGCAGGCGTTTCGAAGACAGACAAGGAAGGACCGTTTCATGGAGATGTTGACGCAAAAGCAATATCGTGCGCCACAGGATATACAAAAGCTGGCAGCAGAATTGAATTACCGGGAGGATTTGATCCGAATTCCAATTCTTTGTCATCTGCAGTCCGCTTCAGATCAGGAGGCTTTCTTACATTCAATCAAGAACGGACGGGAACATCTTACGCAGGATATCAGTTTTCAGATGGAAGATCGATATATTTTGATCTTCAAAACACTAAAAGGGGAACATCTTTTTTCAGATTATAAATTTTTGCTTGCCGACTATTTGAAAAGTACGTTGAAATGGATGCGGGAAGAAGAGATTTGCTGTACATTCTACGTTGGAACCTTTCAGACCAGCTTTTCTCAGTATTATTATTCGTATCAGCATTGCAAATGGCTGGAAACTCACATTTTTGGAGAACATCAGGCGTTTTATTTTTATGATTTTATAGGAGAATATATCACCTCTTGCATTCCAAGACAGGAATTACAGCAGATTTTTAATGTGTTTGCACAGAAACTTCCGGAAGACTTTCGAAAAAATTATATTGAAATTGTGGGAAGTCTGATTCAGAATAATTTCAATATCCAAAATGCAGCGCGGCAGTGCTTTATGCATAAGAATACGTTTACCTACCGTTATAATAAAATAAGAGAGGTTCTGCGTCTGGACCATCAGCGTTCAATGGACGATACATGGATGCTGATCTGTTTGTATTTATACTTAAAATTATAG
- a CDS encoding GntP family permease — translation MTGFPLIIAFIVAIVFMIVAISKFKIHPFLSIMGVSLILGLVAGIPLVDQTASDGTVTSGLATVIGAGFSGTFTSIGIVIILGALIGSILEETGAALKLADMVIHLVGKNHPELAMELMGWVVSIPVFCDSGFVILNPIRKALVNRTGVSSVAMSIALSCGLYISHVFIPPTPGPIAAASTLGIGDNLLMVMGIGALCSVFPLIAGYFYAKYIGKKVTADDEANCNDVKKSYEELVAEYGKLPNGFIALAPILIPILLMGASSIASMAGWSGTANDILKFLGTPIIALAVGTIFGVIQLVGARRIDKFYDLTNETLKTVGPILFVTAAGGVLGKVIASTSMIDYITQNAELLETIGIFFPFILAAILKSAQGSSTVALTTTAGIVAPILPVLGLDSPIRATLAVMAIGAGAMTVSHANDSYFWVVTNFGAMTPEKGYKTQTMATLVLGLSGMLEIFILSLFLH, via the coding sequence ATGACAGGATTTCCACTTATCATCGCTTTTATTGTTGCAATTGTATTCATGATTGTAGCTATTTCCAAATTTAAGATTCATCCGTTCTTATCGATTATGGGTGTTTCTTTGATTCTGGGATTGGTGGCAGGAATTCCGCTGGTCGACCAGACCGCATCGGACGGAACTGTTACCAGTGGTCTGGCAACAGTGATTGGAGCCGGATTTTCCGGTACATTCACCAGTATTGGCATCGTTATTATTCTTGGAGCATTAATCGGAAGCATTCTGGAAGAGACCGGAGCTGCATTGAAACTTGCAGACATGGTCATCCATCTGGTTGGAAAAAACCATCCAGAGTTGGCTATGGAACTGATGGGATGGGTTGTTTCCATTCCGGTATTCTGTGATTCTGGATTTGTTATTTTGAATCCAATCCGAAAAGCATTGGTAAATCGTACCGGTGTGTCATCCGTTGCAATGTCCATCGCACTCTCCTGCGGTTTGTATATCTCGCATGTATTCATTCCGCCGACACCGGGGCCGATTGCTGCGGCATCGACACTGGGGATTGGAGATAATTTACTGATGGTTATGGGAATTGGAGCATTATGTTCTGTATTTCCTCTGATTGCTGGATATTTTTATGCAAAATACATCGGGAAAAAGGTAACAGCTGATGATGAAGCAAACTGTAATGATGTAAAGAAATCTTACGAAGAGCTGGTTGCTGAATACGGAAAACTTCCAAATGGATTTATTGCACTTGCACCGATTCTCATACCGATTCTTTTGATGGGAGCAAGCTCTATTGCATCAATGGCAGGCTGGTCAGGAACTGCAAATGACATTTTGAAGTTTTTGGGAACGCCGATTATTGCCCTTGCAGTTGGCACCATTTTCGGTGTGATTCAGCTTGTGGGTGCAAGGAGAATCGATAAATTTTATGATTTGACGAATGAAACATTAAAAACCGTTGGACCAATCTTGTTTGTAACAGCTGCAGGCGGTGTGTTGGGAAAAGTGATCGCTTCTACAAGTATGATTGATTATATTACACAAAATGCAGAATTGCTGGAGACAATAGGTATTTTCTTCCCGTTTATCCTTGCAGCGATTTTGAAGAGTGCACAGGGATCTTCAACAGTTGCACTTACGACAACAGCAGGAATCGTAGCTCCTATCCTGCCGGTTCTGGGACTGGATTCCCCGATACGGGCAACGCTTGCGGTAATGGCAATCGGGGCTGGAGCTATGACAGTATCTCATGCAAATGATTCCTATTTCTGGGTAGTTACCAATTTCGGCGCGATGACTCCGGAAAAAGGATACAAAACACAGACAATGGCAACGCTCGTGCTTGGTCTTTCCGGTATGCTTGAGATCTTTATACTGTCACTCTTCCTTCATTAG
- a CDS encoding glycerate kinase — MKFLFASDSFKGTLSSARIAELLTTAAKESFPDCTCTSIETADGGEGTTDAVLSAVQGQRIPLVVCGPLWKKTDCFYGKLDEERAVMEMAAASGLPLLTEPERDPEKTTTYGTGEMILDALDRGFRDISIAIGGSATNDGGMGCMCALGVRFLDENGEILQGCGENLGKISEIDVSGLDSRVAKTKFTVMCDVNNPLCGENGATYTFGPQKGGTPESLARLEEGMLHYRDVLLREFGVDVNEIPGAGAAGGLGAALVVFLNAVLKSGIETVLDLVDFDSRLQGVSLVVTGEGRTDWQSAFGKVLHGVGMHSKKYGIPAVAIVGSMGQGAERIYDSGIDSILTTVNAPMELHAALEQAEELYLNAARRLFRMLKAGNEMKQTD, encoded by the coding sequence ATGAAATTTTTATTTGCATCAGATTCTTTTAAAGGAACGTTATCTTCTGCGCGTATTGCAGAACTGCTTACGACAGCAGCAAAAGAATCCTTTCCGGATTGCACCTGTACCAGTATTGAGACTGCAGACGGAGGCGAAGGTACAACGGATGCTGTATTGTCTGCAGTTCAGGGGCAGCGGATTCCACTTGTGGTGTGCGGGCCTCTCTGGAAAAAAACAGACTGCTTTTACGGAAAACTGGATGAAGAACGTGCAGTCATGGAAATGGCGGCAGCATCCGGTCTTCCACTGTTGACAGAACCGGAACGAGATCCTGAAAAAACAACTACCTATGGAACCGGAGAAATGATCCTGGATGCATTGGATCGTGGTTTTCGGGATATTTCGATCGCAATCGGAGGATCGGCGACGAATGACGGAGGAATGGGATGTATGTGCGCCTTGGGAGTTCGTTTTCTGGATGAAAATGGCGAGATCTTGCAGGGATGCGGGGAAAATCTGGGTAAAATTTCTGAAATTGATGTTTCCGGTCTGGATTCAAGAGTTGCAAAGACAAAATTCACAGTCATGTGTGATGTCAATAATCCGCTCTGTGGGGAAAATGGAGCAACCTATACATTCGGTCCACAAAAGGGAGGAACCCCGGAGAGTTTAGCAAGGCTTGAGGAGGGAATGCTCCATTACCGGGATGTTCTTTTGAGAGAGTTTGGGGTGGATGTCAATGAAATTCCGGGAGCAGGTGCAGCCGGCGGTTTGGGGGCCGCACTGGTGGTCTTTTTAAATGCGGTGCTGAAATCAGGGATTGAAACGGTTCTGGATCTGGTTGATTTTGACAGCAGGCTTCAGGGTGTATCTCTTGTGGTTACAGGAGAAGGGCGCACAGACTGGCAGTCTGCGTTTGGAAAGGTACTGCATGGTGTCGGGATGCACAGCAAAAAGTACGGCATTCCGGCAGTGGCCATTGTTGGCTCCATGGGACAGGGTGCAGAAAGAATCTACGATTCAGGAATCGATTCGATTCTGACTACAGTCAATGCCCCAATGGAACTGCATGCGGCACTGGAACAGGCCGAAGAATTATATCTCAATGCGGCGAGACGTCTGTTTCGAATGCTGAAAGCCGGAAATGAGATGAAACAAACAGATTAA
- a CDS encoding YfhO family protein: MNTNTKCKQWRMPFLLILFTLFFCWLFCGRYGVFGSKVDWISQHSVFPDYFRQQFYDTGDFFPEFAAGIGGGQNIYNFAYYGLYSPVFLLSYLLPFVKMSDYLIAASFTCLASAVVLLYFWLIKRGFSQTVSFLTALLFLLSAPMIFQSYNQIMFVNYMPFLCMALWGVDSFLEKGKPLLYLSGVFLMIMTSFYFSIGGILVLILYGLHRYFMLQDSLGKKIRFLDFLRDGIRFLGPILTAILLSAFFLVPTAMALHGGREGETTPTDLSLFIPTVKLSSILYHPYAIGLTTLILTVLIAGLAWKRRGERILIWSTILILTIPFFSYLLNGGLYIRDKVLIPFLPVLCYLIACYMQKQQEEARPLWRGLLPYILTIILIFTGNTESMPSFSRFLLALDVVIMAGCYLLFYELTRFGIQTNRKSLRTGSVLCLLIPPILFLGIYDQSFQTQADTMLDSGFYQKIADYETKKATEFITRKQEFYRMEQIGTPKEEFADLNRIWSTGQYSSSVYSSVYNADYQEFRTKTFELEEPYRNFLMQSVSRNPVYQRFMGIKYLITQEDVPGYQWDCTIGNTKVLKNDNVSPIAYATNRLLNKQTYDTLPFPYNQTTLLDYAVVEKGGQKETPDSDSLKITSGTMTLPALQKTGNTLTQTDETITAVLKQTEILHLNLADLFPNWNENGQNEQEHVLFLQFHVKNKKPSSDVSITLEKERNKLSARSHIYYNHNTTFTYAVPLEKGQQQISLTLGKGSYQLSNLQLSLGTWQDPASNETLYQSEFHADKNASKGNQLKGTIQVDQKSYFITTIPYDSHFEVLVDGKNVSYEKVNTAFLGFPLKQGKHKIEISYHAPGAAAGKLLSFAGILICLFHLISGFQHSKQTSRRIEI, encoded by the coding sequence ATGAATACGAACACTAAATGCAAACAATGGCGGATGCCTTTTCTTTTGATTCTTTTCACTTTGTTTTTCTGCTGGTTATTTTGCGGGAGATATGGTGTATTCGGCTCAAAAGTAGACTGGATCAGCCAGCACAGCGTATTTCCGGATTATTTCCGACAGCAGTTTTATGACACCGGAGACTTCTTCCCGGAATTTGCAGCGGGCATCGGAGGAGGACAGAACATTTATAACTTTGCCTACTATGGACTGTACAGTCCTGTTTTTTTGTTGTCCTATCTGCTTCCTTTTGTGAAAATGAGCGATTATCTGATTGCAGCATCCTTCACCTGCCTTGCATCAGCAGTTGTATTGCTTTACTTCTGGCTCATAAAAAGAGGGTTCTCCCAGACTGTCAGCTTTCTGACTGCACTGTTGTTTTTGCTGTCAGCACCTATGATTTTTCAGTCCTACAACCAGATTATGTTTGTCAATTATATGCCGTTTCTGTGTATGGCTCTTTGGGGTGTGGATTCTTTCCTGGAAAAAGGAAAACCGCTTCTCTATTTATCCGGTGTATTTTTGATGATCATGACCAGCTTCTACTTCAGTATCGGCGGAATTCTGGTCCTGATTTTATACGGACTGCACCGATACTTTATGCTGCAGGATTCGCTTGGAAAGAAAATCCGGTTTCTTGATTTTCTCAGAGACGGAATCCGGTTTTTAGGTCCGATCCTGACCGCGATTCTTTTAAGCGCCTTCTTTTTAGTCCCAACCGCAATGGCTTTGCACGGCGGAAGAGAAGGGGAAACAACACCGACAGATCTTTCCCTTTTTATTCCTACAGTAAAATTATCCTCGATCCTTTATCATCCTTATGCAATCGGACTGACCACACTGATCCTGACCGTTTTGATCGCCGGACTTGCCTGGAAGAGAAGAGGAGAACGGATCCTGATCTGGAGCACGATCCTGATTCTGACGATTCCGTTCTTTTCTTATCTGCTCAATGGCGGACTGTACATCCGGGACAAGGTTCTGATTCCGTTTCTTCCGGTTTTATGCTATCTGATCGCCTGCTATATGCAAAAACAACAGGAAGAAGCTCGCCCGCTCTGGCGCGGACTTCTGCCTTATATTCTGACGATCATACTGATATTTACCGGAAACACAGAATCCATGCCGTCCTTCAGCCGATTCTTACTTGCTCTGGACGTCGTCATCATGGCGGGATGCTACCTGCTCTTTTATGAATTGACTCGTTTCGGGATTCAGACAAACAGAAAATCCCTTCGCACCGGAAGTGTTTTGTGCCTTTTGATCCCGCCAATCCTGTTCCTTGGAATCTACGATCAGTCTTTCCAGACACAGGCAGACACGATGCTGGATTCCGGTTTTTATCAGAAAATAGCGGATTATGAAACGAAAAAAGCAACCGAATTTATCACGCGAAAACAAGAGTTTTACCGCATGGAACAAATCGGTACCCCAAAAGAAGAGTTTGCCGATCTCAATCGCATCTGGAGCACCGGACAGTACAGCAGCTCTGTGTATTCTTCTGTATATAATGCAGATTATCAGGAATTTCGGACAAAGACGTTTGAACTGGAAGAGCCCTATCGGAATTTTCTAATGCAGTCTGTTTCCAGAAATCCTGTCTATCAACGGTTTATGGGCATCAAATATCTGATCACCCAGGAGGATGTTCCCGGCTATCAATGGGACTGTACAATCGGAAATACGAAAGTTCTGAAAAATGACAATGTATCACCAATTGCCTATGCAACGAACCGGCTGCTAAATAAACAGACCTATGATACATTACCGTTTCCGTACAATCAGACTACACTTTTAGATTATGCTGTAGTAGAAAAAGGCGGACAAAAAGAGACTCCGGATTCTGACAGTCTGAAGATCACATCCGGAACAATGACGCTTCCGGCTCTCCAAAAGACCGGAAACACTCTGACACAAACAGACGAAACCATAACGGCAGTATTAAAACAGACTGAGATTCTTCATTTAAATCTTGCAGACTTATTTCCGAACTGGAATGAGAACGGACAAAATGAGCAGGAGCATGTTTTATTCCTGCAATTTCATGTAAAAAACAAGAAGCCATCTTCTGACGTATCCATCACACTGGAAAAAGAACGGAATAAATTAAGTGCCAGATCGCACATTTACTATAACCACAACACAACATTTACGTATGCGGTTCCATTGGAAAAAGGGCAGCAGCAGATCTCCCTCACCCTTGGAAAAGGAAGCTACCAGCTTTCCAATCTGCAGCTTTCTCTGGGAACCTGGCAGGACCCGGCTTCAAACGAAACACTATATCAGTCTGAATTTCACGCGGATAAAAATGCTTCCAAAGGCAATCAGCTCAAGGGAACGATCCAGGTTGATCAAAAAAGTTATTTTATCACAACCATTCCTTATGACTCTCATTTTGAAGTCCTGGTGGATGGCAAGAACGTATCTTATGAAAAAGTAAATACTGCATTCCTGGGCTTTCCGCTGAAACAGGGAAAACACAAAATCGAAATTTCCTACCATGCACCAGGCGCGGCTGCCGGAAAACTCCTGTCATTTGCAGGAATTTTAATCTGTTTGTTTCATCTCATTTCCGGCTTTCAGCATTCGAAACAGACGTCTCGCCGCATTGAGATATAA